CGGCGCGGTGGAGTTCCTTACTAAGCCCTTCCGGGATCAGGATTTGCTTGATGCGATCAACCAGGCTTTGGATCGAGACCGGGTGACGCGCCAACAGCGGAGTGAGTTTGCCGATCTGCGGAAGCGCTACGAATCCATGACCGCGCGCCAGCGGGAGGTCATGGCCCTGGTGGTTTCGGGCATGCTCAATAAGCAAATAGCGTTTGAGCTCGGAACCAGCGAAATCACGGTGAAGATCCATCGCGGGAACGTAATGCAAAAAATGCGGGCCGAATCGCTGGCGGAATTGGTCAGAATGGCGGCTAAGCTCGAGGTTCCACCCGGCAAGAACTAGATTGGTATCGACATTGCCTACGGAAAATGGATCCTCTAAAAACCGCAACAATGATCTGTTCGGCGCTGCCGTCCCACTGCGGAATGAGGACGCTGCGACAGACAAGAGCCAGCCCATAGGGCGCCGCGAACAAACCAAACCAGAGCAGGATCCGTTCCCGCAGGGCGGCGCTCGAGAAGTGAGCGCACGGGGCGAGTACGCCAACTGTGAAAATCGAGCTTCCTGTCATTACCAACAACAGGTTGTCAAACGAAAACATCAATAAGACCTCCCCGTGTGCTGCGGTTAAGAACAGGCCAGGGGTTATCGTAGTTGTGCATTTTTCCCAAGTTCCTCACTTTCAGTTTCTTCTGGAGAAGCTCTATTTGCCGATGTAGGTGACGTGCCAGACTGAGCGGGAGCCGTCGTCGGTGACGAACATGCTGCCGTCTTTGGCGATGGCGACGCCTACGGGGCGGCCCCAGACCTGACCGTCTTTGGTGACGAAGCCGGCGAGGAAGTCTTCGTAGCTACCGTCGGCGTGGCCGTTGTGCATGGGGATGCGGATGACTTCGTAGCCGGCGCGGTTGGCACGGTTCCACGAGCCATGTTCCGCGGCAAAGGCGTCACCGTCATATTGCTCCGGGAACTGTTCTTTCTGGTCAGGATAAAAGACCATCTCGAGCGAGGCCATGTGGGGCTGAACGAGGACATCGGGAGTAATAACCTTGGAGGCAAGATTGACGCGCTTGCAGGTCTTGGCCTCATCCGCGGTGAGCGCGGCCGCCTGCGGATTGGGGCCGGTGCCGTTGGCGCAGGACTCAGGGAGTCGCGGGTCCTGGTGGCCGCCCATGTAGTACCAGGGCCAGCCGTAGAAGCTACCTTCCTTGACCGAAGTGACGTAGTCGGGGA
This Tunturibacter gelidoferens DNA region includes the following protein-coding sequences:
- a CDS encoding response regulator transcription factor; the encoded protein is MMAAGAPTVFVIDDDTLVRASIQGLLKSVSLRSEGFATAQEFLHSKRPDGPSCLILDVRLPGVNGLDFQRELADADILIPIIFITGHGDIPMTVKAMKSGAVEFLTKPFRDQDLLDAINQALDRDRVTRQQRSEFADLRKRYESMTARQREVMALVVSGMLNKQIAFELGTSEITVKIHRGNVMQKMRAESLAELVRMAAKLEVPPGKN